From the Armatimonas rosea genome, one window contains:
- a CDS encoding glycoside hydrolase family 140 protein, whose amino-acid sequence MMRLKVSENRRFLAYEDNRPFFYLGDTAWELFHRLNREEADIYLKDRAAKGFTVIQAVALAELDGLHTPNPYGHIPLQNDDPTKPNEDYFQHVDYIVDKAASLGLFIAMLPTWGDKWNLKWGKGPEIFTPENARVYGAWLAKRYAQKPIIWVLGGDRPPETAEHKAITRAMAEGIRASVGKTQLISYHTYGGHSSANYYHDDSWLDFNMFQTGHKRDQESWLSISTDYQRTPIKPCMDAEPGYENMPNDLKDAEVRIQTHHCRKYLYGALFAGAHGHTYGCNDIWQMWAPGRQSVIHANLPWSEAIHLPGSGQMHFAKDLLLTRPFFTRIPDQMLIVSDTHSGGSYICATRDSEGTYALVHSAAGLPFTLDLSKLRGPLDAAWFDPRTGASTPISTIEAKGEKEFHPPTQGETQDWVLTLDRSKG is encoded by the coding sequence ATGATGCGTCTAAAAGTTAGCGAAAATCGAAGATTTCTGGCCTATGAAGACAATCGGCCGTTTTTCTACTTGGGCGACACCGCCTGGGAGCTGTTTCACCGGCTCAATCGGGAAGAAGCGGATATCTATCTCAAGGACCGCGCCGCCAAGGGCTTCACCGTGATCCAAGCGGTCGCACTGGCGGAGCTGGACGGTCTCCACACACCTAATCCCTATGGTCATATCCCCCTACAAAACGATGACCCTACCAAGCCGAACGAAGACTACTTCCAGCACGTAGATTACATCGTCGATAAGGCCGCCTCGCTCGGCCTGTTTATCGCGATGCTTCCGACTTGGGGCGACAAGTGGAACCTCAAGTGGGGCAAGGGGCCGGAGATCTTCACGCCAGAGAACGCACGGGTCTACGGAGCGTGGCTGGCGAAGCGCTACGCCCAGAAGCCTATTATCTGGGTGCTAGGCGGCGACCGTCCCCCGGAAACGGCGGAGCACAAGGCGATTACCCGAGCGATGGCGGAGGGCATTCGCGCCTCGGTGGGCAAGACCCAGCTCATCTCCTACCACACCTACGGCGGCCACAGCTCGGCCAACTACTACCACGATGACTCCTGGCTGGACTTCAACATGTTCCAGACCGGACACAAGCGCGATCAGGAGAGCTGGCTCAGCATCAGCACAGACTACCAGCGCACACCAATCAAGCCCTGCATGGACGCCGAGCCGGGCTACGAGAACATGCCCAACGATCTCAAAGACGCCGAGGTGCGTATCCAGACGCATCACTGCCGCAAGTATCTCTACGGAGCGCTCTTTGCTGGAGCACACGGACATACCTACGGCTGCAACGATATCTGGCAGATGTGGGCACCGGGACGGCAATCTGTGATCCACGCGAACCTCCCCTGGAGTGAGGCGATTCATCTCCCCGGCTCGGGACAGATGCACTTTGCCAAAGACCTGCTCCTGACACGCCCCTTCTTCACACGGATTCCTGATCAGATGTTAATTGTCAGCGACACGCACTCCGGTGGCAGCTATATCTGCGCGACACGCGATAGTGAAGGAACCTACGCGCTGGTTCACTCTGCCGCCGGGCTTCCCTTCACCTTGGACCTGAGCAAGCTCCGCGGCCCCCTTGATGCCGCTTGGTTCGACCCGCGCACAGGAGCGAGCACGCCCATTAGCACCATTGAGGCGAAGGGCGAAAAAGAGTTCCATCCCCCGACACAGGGCGAGACGCAGGACTGGGTCTTGACGCTGGATCGGAGCAAGGGATGA
- a CDS encoding DUF1593 domain-containing protein, with amino-acid sequence MRRAFRPRVVVLTDFPPLDTIPGGAGYGPPNKRSDTDDLQSMVRFLLYTNDFEVAGLVATSGTFANIASKQNILDMLALYEQVYPNLRRHDKRYPTAARLRSVTWQGVSGSYGRPAEQLIGQGKDSEASEKIIGLLDKPDSRPIWFCVWGGPCDLAQALWKIRETRTPIEAERLLAKVRIYLIGLQDGTGQWLLDTFPKLFVIVSKGNYMGMFNNARGAKTELSDLAWVNEHVRTGHGPLGAAYPKSGFYPETPGVWEGDSPSFLYLVSATRRLNDPEKPDQPSWGGQFVRVDPTLDHWTDAPAGAESIWRWREPCQKDFALRMDWCTT; translated from the coding sequence ATGAGACGCGCCTTTCGGCCCCGTGTCGTGGTTCTTACAGACTTCCCCCCACTCGATACGATCCCCGGTGGCGCGGGCTACGGCCCTCCGAACAAGCGCAGCGACACCGACGACCTCCAGTCGATGGTTCGGTTTCTGCTGTATACCAACGACTTCGAGGTTGCGGGGCTTGTCGCCACCTCAGGCACCTTCGCCAATATCGCAAGCAAGCAAAATATCCTGGACATGCTGGCACTCTACGAGCAGGTCTATCCGAACCTGCGACGGCATGATAAGCGCTACCCGACGGCGGCGCGGCTGCGGTCGGTCACCTGGCAAGGAGTATCGGGGAGCTATGGCCGTCCAGCGGAGCAGCTCATCGGGCAGGGCAAAGATAGCGAAGCCTCTGAGAAGATCATCGGTCTGCTCGATAAGCCGGACTCACGCCCGATTTGGTTCTGTGTCTGGGGCGGTCCCTGTGACCTTGCGCAAGCCCTCTGGAAGATCAGGGAGACACGGACACCCATCGAAGCGGAACGGCTGCTGGCGAAAGTCCGCATCTATCTCATCGGCCTACAGGACGGCACGGGTCAGTGGCTCCTGGACACCTTCCCCAAGCTATTTGTCATCGTCTCCAAGGGCAACTACATGGGGATGTTCAACAACGCGCGGGGTGCTAAAACTGAGCTTTCTGATCTTGCTTGGGTGAATGAGCACGTACGAACAGGCCATGGGCCTCTGGGTGCTGCTTACCCAAAAAGTGGTTTTTACCCAGAGACGCCTGGGGTTTGGGAGGGAGACTCCCCCTCCTTTCTGTACTTGGTCAGCGCTACTCGCAGGCTGAACGACCCTGAAAAACCGGATCAGCCGTCGTGGGGCGGTCAGTTTGTGCGCGTCGATCCAACTCTGGATCACTGGACTGACGCTCCCGCTGGTGCAGAGAGTATCTGGCGCTGGCGCGAGCCGTGCCAGAAGGACTTCGCCCTGCGTATGGACTGGTGCACTACGTAG
- a CDS encoding glycoside hydrolase family 71/99-like protein, which yields MMPIVLTHYMPWFVAKPFRAVWGWHWTMNTFNPERQVSGKESQDKREIASHYYPLIGPYDSGDPAVLEYHLLLMKLSGIDGVIVDWYGLSDHLDYPILHQNTITLLKIAVKLGLKYAICYEDQTIPRLVEAKKLAATERVAHARRELSWLQQNWLREPGYVHLTGKPLLLSFGSDGLTDSEWSEVLSSKPGAPLYFSEHRKRSAATGRFDWPIPKDFPTSLDRFYHPQERQEQLIPVAFPRFHDCYAEGKAQATLGVISDDNGKTWKATLERALKSGADVIQLATWNDWGEGTGIEPTVEFGYRDLEVLQKLRGKKADLALPLRLYRLRQRVAPKAELDTVAQLLASGATSSAASLLKQVEQNGASS from the coding sequence ATGATGCCAATAGTTCTGACCCACTACATGCCCTGGTTTGTTGCTAAGCCCTTTCGTGCCGTATGGGGTTGGCACTGGACGATGAACACCTTCAATCCTGAGAGGCAAGTCAGTGGGAAGGAGAGTCAAGACAAGCGGGAGATAGCATCGCACTACTACCCACTGATCGGCCCCTACGACTCGGGCGACCCTGCGGTGCTGGAGTACCATCTCCTGCTCATGAAACTCTCAGGCATCGATGGGGTTATCGTCGATTGGTACGGCCTCAGTGACCATCTCGACTACCCCATCTTGCACCAGAACACCATCACACTCCTCAAAATCGCGGTGAAGCTGGGCCTCAAGTACGCCATCTGCTACGAAGACCAGACCATCCCACGCTTGGTTGAGGCCAAGAAACTGGCCGCTACGGAGCGAGTTGCCCATGCCCGCCGTGAGCTCTCCTGGCTCCAGCAGAACTGGCTCCGTGAGCCTGGCTATGTGCACCTTACAGGCAAGCCACTGTTGCTCTCCTTTGGCTCCGATGGCCTGACCGACAGCGAATGGAGCGAGGTGCTGAGTAGTAAGCCAGGTGCCCCCCTCTACTTCAGCGAGCACCGCAAGCGCTCCGCCGCCACGGGGCGCTTTGACTGGCCGATCCCCAAGGACTTTCCCACGAGCCTGGATCGCTTCTACCACCCACAAGAGCGCCAGGAGCAACTCATCCCCGTCGCCTTTCCCCGGTTTCATGATTGCTACGCTGAGGGCAAGGCCCAGGCAACCTTGGGCGTGATCTCAGACGACAACGGCAAGACCTGGAAAGCGACTCTGGAGCGTGCTCTCAAGAGCGGTGCGGACGTTATCCAGCTCGCCACCTGGAACGACTGGGGTGAGGGCACGGGGATTGAGCCCACGGTCGAGTTCGGCTACCGTGATCTTGAGGTGCTTCAGAAGCTCCGTGGCAAAAAGGCAGATCTTGCCTTACCCCTACGTCTCTACAGGCTACGGCAGAGAGTCGCACCCAAAGCAGAACTCGACACTGTCGCTCAGTTACTCGCAAGCGGAGCAACCAGTAGTGCGGCTTCTCTCCTAAAGCAGGTAGAGCAAAACGGAGCCTCTAGTTGA
- a CDS encoding HPP family protein yields the protein MSLRNAYKWLGVELVEVSRLEKSIALFGGGLAVFLVAVLSALALPAEGAVTVIASTGASAVLLFAVPHGPLSQPWPVIAGHVVSAVIGVACAQLIGYPPLAVACAVGLSIGAMLQLKCVHPPGGATAFTAVMGGSAIHQLGFKFVLFPVLTNALVMVLLAIVINGAFKWRRYPAVLNRSVTPSTKGDSSDVSALTHQRVLAAIRSLDSFVDISEEDLIRLTELLKEPLKGVMRETL from the coding sequence ATGTCTCTACGAAACGCTTATAAATGGCTCGGAGTTGAGCTTGTCGAAGTCAGTCGTCTGGAAAAGAGTATCGCGCTCTTTGGGGGTGGACTCGCCGTATTTCTAGTGGCAGTGCTCTCGGCCTTAGCGCTTCCTGCTGAGGGAGCAGTCACGGTTATTGCCTCGACCGGAGCCAGTGCCGTGCTGCTCTTTGCTGTGCCTCACGGGCCACTCTCACAGCCCTGGCCGGTGATTGCGGGACACGTTGTCTCCGCTGTGATTGGAGTGGCGTGTGCCCAGCTCATTGGATATCCGCCCCTTGCCGTTGCCTGCGCAGTCGGACTCTCGATAGGGGCAATGCTCCAGCTCAAATGTGTCCACCCTCCAGGAGGAGCCACGGCGTTTACGGCGGTGATGGGCGGCAGTGCGATTCATCAGCTTGGCTTCAAGTTTGTGCTCTTCCCGGTGCTCACCAATGCTCTCGTAATGGTACTGCTCGCCATCGTTATCAATGGGGCGTTCAAGTGGCGGCGCTATCCTGCTGTTCTAAATCGCTCTGTGACCCCGAGCACGAAAGGCGATTCCTCCGACGTAAGTGCGCTGACCCACCAGAGAGTCTTGGCGGCGATTCGGTCTCTGGATTCCTTTGTAGACATTAGCGAAGAGGACCTGATCCGTCTGACCGAACTACTCAAAGAGCCCTTAAAAGGAGTAATGCGAGAAACCCTTTAG
- a CDS encoding Dyp-type peroxidase, giving the protein MKTNLRLLVGGVVVLGMGIALGRTVGHLPSRTRPQTQSPPARIALRLQHGAFLPASLSFPAGATLNVQNDDDKTYTLEGAGILSGDVPIEPKSTREVSPLKEPGNYILNIEEDPTKELSVTITPSAGGVPTEALTEPLVRRAHRQGRQPVVFDEGHEPAYASYTTFNLTVQGEEQRQEVLQAIHTFCRQLEPGDDPSIPESVASIPEGIRPYFSQRHWEAFQPHFTFIVALGPGCYEKARFGPRVAASKPKDLHSITYSAPLHFDAAATQKDVLVRVTSDSLWFNQQVCRSLWRQLAGKISKPTLDFGYANPEGRTPLLGGFFDGTGNPIGSERDKAVFGGSAGDHAEGGTYVTLFKIRFDEERFLAHRVVEQEKIVGREQQSGRRLPGDKESSHRFKAEGDRSRQILRQGFIYDYTPEERGLLFASLQGSLTKQFEGILRGYMMNPSAPKAGTGQDRLMEYMHFESGGYYFVPPIPKNGYPGKL; this is encoded by the coding sequence GTGAAAACGAATCTTCGACTCCTTGTGGGGGGCGTGGTGGTGCTAGGGATGGGCATCGCTCTTGGGCGAACCGTGGGGCATCTCCCATCTCGCACTCGACCGCAAACCCAAAGCCCCCCTGCACGCATCGCGCTTCGCCTCCAGCATGGCGCGTTTCTCCCCGCGAGCTTGAGCTTTCCCGCTGGGGCCACTCTCAATGTCCAGAACGATGACGACAAGACCTACACGCTGGAGGGAGCAGGAATCCTCTCTGGCGATGTGCCCATTGAGCCCAAGAGCACTCGGGAGGTAAGCCCCCTCAAGGAGCCGGGAAACTACATACTCAATATCGAGGAAGATCCCACCAAAGAGCTCTCCGTCACCATCACACCCTCCGCAGGTGGTGTTCCCACAGAGGCACTGACAGAACCCCTCGTGCGACGTGCCCACCGGCAAGGTCGTCAGCCTGTTGTCTTTGACGAGGGGCATGAGCCAGCCTATGCGTCCTATACGACCTTCAATCTGACCGTTCAGGGAGAGGAGCAGCGCCAAGAGGTGCTCCAAGCCATCCATACTTTTTGCCGGCAACTCGAACCAGGAGATGATCCCAGCATCCCGGAGAGTGTCGCCTCAATCCCCGAGGGTATCCGTCCCTACTTCAGCCAGCGCCACTGGGAGGCCTTCCAGCCACACTTCACCTTTATCGTCGCGCTGGGGCCAGGCTGCTATGAGAAGGCGCGCTTTGGCCCACGAGTCGCCGCCAGCAAGCCCAAAGATCTGCACTCCATCACCTACTCGGCTCCGCTCCACTTCGATGCTGCAGCGACACAGAAAGACGTTCTCGTGCGCGTCACCAGCGATAGCCTCTGGTTCAACCAGCAGGTCTGTCGCTCTCTTTGGCGGCAACTGGCGGGCAAGATCTCGAAGCCAACACTCGACTTTGGTTATGCCAACCCAGAAGGCCGCACGCCCCTCCTGGGGGGCTTCTTCGATGGCACGGGCAATCCTATTGGCAGCGAGCGCGACAAGGCGGTGTTTGGGGGCAGCGCAGGCGACCATGCGGAGGGCGGCACCTACGTGACGCTCTTTAAGATTCGCTTTGACGAGGAGCGATTTCTTGCGCATCGGGTTGTCGAGCAAGAGAAGATTGTCGGGCGTGAGCAGCAGAGCGGGCGTCGGCTTCCGGGTGACAAAGAGAGCTCGCACCGGTTCAAGGCGGAGGGGGACCGTAGCCGTCAGATCCTTCGTCAGGGCTTTATCTACGACTACACCCCTGAGGAAAGAGGGCTTCTCTTCGCCTCACTTCAGGGCTCGCTTACGAAGCAGTTTGAGGGGATTCTGCGCGGCTACATGATGAACCCGAGTGCTCCTAAAGCCGGGACGGGTCAGGACCGCCTGATGGAGTACATGCACTTCGAGTCGGGCGGGTACTACTTCGTCCCACCGATTCCAAAGAATGGCTACCCTGGCAAGCTCTAA
- a CDS encoding sulfite exporter TauE/SafE family protein, producing MMGYSLATVLGLAFLGFAVGTFGTLIGAGGGFLLAPALLLLYPHERPETITAISLAVVFFNAASGSIAYAQQKRIDYRSGLYFALASVPGTLLGAYTTGFIPRQTFNLVFGCLLFILGWLVFINAKQRLLSPQTSDPKATTHCHLVDRNGEEYRWFYSMRLGVAISLGVGYLSSLLGIGGGIIHVPALARVLHFPVRIATATSHFILALVALMGTIAHIALGAFAHGSRRTLFLSLGVVLGAQFGAHLSHRIQGTWILRALANALCLVGLRLLFLH from the coding sequence ATGATGGGGTATTCCTTAGCCACGGTTCTGGGTCTTGCGTTTTTGGGATTCGCAGTAGGAACCTTTGGCACCCTGATCGGTGCCGGTGGCGGCTTCCTTCTGGCCCCTGCCCTCCTGCTTCTCTATCCCCATGAGCGCCCCGAGACTATCACCGCAATCTCTCTTGCTGTCGTGTTTTTCAACGCGGCCTCAGGCTCCATAGCCTATGCACAGCAGAAACGCATCGACTATCGGTCGGGCTTATACTTTGCTCTGGCCTCTGTACCTGGGACTCTCCTGGGAGCCTACACCACTGGCTTCATTCCCCGTCAGACGTTCAACTTGGTCTTTGGCTGCCTGCTCTTCATTCTAGGCTGGCTGGTCTTCATCAATGCGAAGCAGAGGCTACTCTCCCCGCAGACAAGTGATCCGAAGGCAACGACCCACTGTCACCTGGTAGACCGCAATGGTGAGGAGTACCGCTGGTTCTACTCGATGCGGCTCGGAGTCGCCATTAGCCTTGGGGTGGGCTACCTTTCCAGCCTGCTTGGCATCGGTGGTGGCATTATCCACGTCCCCGCACTAGCCCGCGTGCTACATTTCCCAGTGCGTATCGCCACCGCCACCTCACACTTTATTCTGGCACTCGTGGCGCTGATGGGCACGATCGCTCATATCGCTCTCGGAGCGTTTGCTCATGGCTCGCGGCGAACCCTGTTCCTGTCACTCGGTGTGGTTCTTGGGGCACAGTTTGGAGCACATCTCTCTCATCGTATCCAGGGCACCTGGATACTTCGCGCTCTGGCTAACGCGCTCTGCCTTGTTGGACTGCGCCTGCTCTTTTTGCACTGA
- a CDS encoding Rpn family recombination-promoting nuclease/putative transposase, producing MPTPFDATTKELVRFQPEDWLALLGLPPEPCELVDADLATVSTEADRLIRVNSAKPYLVHIEFQSGHDGYSVPGRMLRYNVLAGEQTGLSVLSYVILLRPEADSPALTGIVERFRPDGSRYHLFEFSVIRLWKLTAAGILRGGLATLPLALLGDLSGTSPEEVVQQVAERLSTDIAPESIRKLWTSTYLLAGLRYAPEIAGKLLEKVAAQMKESMTYQKILADGREEGIAQGVVQGVAVGERRLFLKMASRRLGEPDAATLAKVELASALTIEKWAEALDQVETWSELVKA from the coding sequence ATGCCCACTCCCTTCGACGCGACCACCAAAGAGCTGGTACGATTCCAGCCAGAAGACTGGCTCGCGCTCCTTGGTCTGCCACCTGAGCCCTGTGAACTGGTTGACGCAGACCTGGCAACTGTCTCCACAGAAGCTGACCGACTTATCCGCGTCAACTCCGCCAAGCCCTATCTCGTCCACATCGAGTTTCAGTCGGGGCACGACGGATACTCGGTGCCGGGGCGGATGCTACGCTACAACGTCCTGGCGGGTGAGCAAACGGGGCTGAGTGTCCTGAGCTATGTCATCCTGCTCAGACCAGAAGCAGATAGCCCTGCTCTCACCGGAATCGTCGAGAGGTTCAGACCCGATGGCTCACGCTACCATCTCTTCGAGTTCAGTGTCATCAGGCTCTGGAAACTCACCGCCGCAGGAATCCTACGTGGCGGCCTGGCGACGCTTCCCTTGGCACTGCTAGGAGATCTTTCCGGCACCAGCCCAGAAGAGGTAGTCCAGCAAGTGGCAGAGCGCCTGAGTACAGACATTGCACCGGAGAGTATCCGCAAGCTGTGGACTTCGACCTACCTCTTGGCGGGACTGCGGTACGCGCCGGAAATTGCCGGTAAACTATTAGAGAAAGTAGCAGCACAAATGAAAGAATCCATGACATATCAGAAGATCCTCGCCGACGGTCGCGAGGAAGGCATTGCTCAAGGAGTAGTTCAGGGAGTTGCTGTGGGTGAACGCCGTCTCTTCTTGAAGATGGCTTCTCGCCGCCTGGGTGAGCCCGATGCGGCAACCCTAGCCAAAGTTGAGCTGGCCTCGGCTCTTACAATTGAAAAGTGGGCAGAGGCATTGGATCAGGTCGAGACCTGGAGTGAGCTCGTCAAAGCCTGA
- the mobA gene encoding molybdenum cofactor guanylyltransferase: protein MKIAILAGGKSSRFGRDKAEIFLPLVVEACRPAGLPIVVVGRTSLSSITSDVTFLPDALPGQGPLGGIVTLFREVSEPVLLLACDLPDLRYDAIAWLLETWQAHSEESGLVVARTDEGNICLEPLFAIYTPACLELAEDMLRGGKRSMHHLLERMGVAKILLPDSMIPQLRNVNTPDPP, encoded by the coding sequence ATGAAGATTGCGATCTTGGCGGGAGGGAAAAGCTCTCGGTTTGGGCGGGATAAAGCCGAGATATTTCTACCATTGGTCGTCGAAGCCTGCCGACCCGCTGGCCTCCCGATTGTTGTGGTAGGACGCACGAGCCTTTCCTCTATTACTAGTGATGTCACCTTTCTACCGGATGCTCTTCCCGGTCAGGGGCCACTTGGGGGCATCGTGACCTTATTCCGAGAAGTCTCTGAACCTGTGTTGCTCCTAGCCTGTGACCTGCCCGATCTTCGCTACGACGCGATTGCATGGCTGCTGGAGACCTGGCAAGCGCACTCCGAGGAGAGTGGTCTTGTCGTTGCACGAACCGACGAAGGGAATATTTGTCTGGAGCCGCTTTTTGCGATTTATACGCCTGCATGCCTGGAACTGGCTGAGGACATGTTGCGGGGTGGTAAGCGCTCGATGCACCATCTACTAGAACGTATGGGAGTAGCCAAAATACTGCTACCCGATTCGATGATTCCCCAGTTACGAAATGTCAATACTCCAGATCCCCCATAG
- a CDS encoding DUF7009 family protein, with protein MKVRWMEGSLRLRITPGEFTLLQDGASVCEKAAFPGGWQVCVQPGEESALDSTVPGSLTITLSAGSLTELSAPDTEGVYFVQESYRFFVEKDFPCAHPRPKEAQESTETFAPPPGFAERHKTVCT; from the coding sequence ATGAAAGTGCGCTGGATGGAAGGCTCTCTGCGGCTACGGATCACGCCCGGTGAGTTTACGTTACTTCAGGATGGCGCAAGTGTGTGTGAGAAAGCAGCCTTCCCAGGGGGCTGGCAGGTCTGTGTTCAGCCCGGCGAAGAGAGTGCCTTGGATTCCACAGTACCAGGCTCTCTCACAATAACCTTGAGCGCCGGATCACTCACAGAGCTGTCGGCTCCCGATACCGAGGGGGTTTATTTTGTGCAGGAGAGCTATCGATTCTTTGTGGAAAAGGATTTTCCTTGTGCCCACCCCCGACCGAAAGAGGCTCAAGAATCCACAGAAACCTTTGCTCCTCCGCCTGGTTTTGCCGAGCGGCACAAGACGGTTTGCACATGA
- a CDS encoding molybdopterin oxidoreductase family protein has protein sequence MAKLSLPMASLIEQFGPHVNAAPPGGWGYPGEPDKLVPTHCCFCGQQCGINLKVKNNKVIGFEPREDFPFNRGKLCPKGILRYMQNEHPDRLLHPMKRVEGRGFERISWDEALDTTVRQIQRIQKAHGNDAFAMLSGVSLTNEKSYLVGKFARLALQTANLDYNGRLCMVSAGAGNKKAFGIDRAANSWDDIVLADVILVTGSNIAECSPITTDYIWRARDRGAKLIMVDPRVTPLARTADLHLPVRPGGDSALMNGILHVLIERGWIDEAFIASYTSGWDETKATVADYTPDKAERDSGVPAELIVRAAELWGPAKTSFLLHARGIEHQSKGVENVLSCINIVLATGRLGRPGCGYGTITGQGNGQGGREHGHKCDQLPGNRDITNPEHRKYIAEVWGVLESEIPGKGLSAQEIMNAIHDGEIKGLLSLCFNPLVSLPDANFTREALERLEHYTVMDFFLSETAQHADIVLPSALHEEDEGTSTSAEGRVIRIRKAVDPPGEAKADWQILQAIAQRLGREKGFQFDSPEAIFTELRRASHGGTADYGGITYEKIEKNNGIFWPCPTEDHPGTPRLFEDHKFHTPDGKAHFHPITYRPPAEVVDADYPIWLTTGRVVSQYLSGTQTRRIAGLVKQYPQPLMEIHPELAVSLGIAQSQWVTLESRRGKATFKASLVKTIRTDTVFIPYHWGGGRSANLLTARNLDPTSKIPEFKVSAVRVRPATQEEATEAEKEASS, from the coding sequence ATGGCAAAACTCTCTCTTCCTATGGCGAGCCTGATCGAGCAGTTCGGGCCGCATGTCAACGCTGCTCCTCCCGGTGGCTGGGGGTACCCTGGCGAGCCAGATAAGCTCGTGCCGACACACTGCTGCTTCTGTGGTCAGCAGTGTGGCATTAACCTCAAGGTCAAGAACAACAAAGTGATTGGCTTTGAGCCGCGCGAGGACTTCCCCTTTAACCGAGGCAAGCTCTGCCCCAAGGGAATCCTGCGCTACATGCAAAACGAGCATCCAGATCGCTTGCTCCATCCCATGAAGCGTGTGGAAGGGAGAGGGTTCGAGCGTATCTCCTGGGACGAAGCTCTCGATACGACGGTGCGCCAGATCCAGCGCATCCAGAAAGCCCACGGCAACGATGCGTTCGCGATGCTCTCCGGGGTCTCGCTGACCAATGAGAAGTCGTATCTAGTGGGCAAGTTTGCACGCCTCGCGCTCCAAACGGCGAATCTGGACTACAACGGGCGGCTCTGCATGGTCTCAGCAGGGGCGGGCAATAAGAAAGCCTTTGGGATCGACCGCGCGGCCAACTCTTGGGACGATATCGTGCTTGCGGATGTGATCTTGGTGACGGGGAGCAATATCGCGGAGTGCTCGCCTATCACGACCGACTATATCTGGCGGGCAAGGGATCGAGGGGCGAAGCTCATTATGGTGGACCCGCGTGTCACGCCACTGGCGCGTACCGCCGACCTGCATCTCCCCGTGCGCCCTGGCGGCGACTCGGCGCTGATGAACGGGATTCTCCATGTCCTGATCGAGCGTGGCTGGATCGATGAGGCGTTTATCGCAAGCTACACGAGCGGCTGGGACGAGACCAAGGCCACCGTCGCCGACTACACCCCCGACAAAGCCGAGCGCGACTCCGGCGTCCCGGCAGAGCTAATTGTCAGAGCCGCCGAGCTCTGGGGACCCGCCAAGACCAGCTTTCTCCTGCATGCCCGTGGCATCGAGCACCAGAGCAAGGGCGTGGAGAATGTGCTCTCGTGCATCAATATCGTCCTGGCAACCGGCCGACTCGGCAGGCCGGGCTGTGGCTACGGGACAATCACCGGGCAGGGCAACGGCCAGGGCGGGCGTGAGCACGGCCATAAGTGCGACCAGCTCCCCGGTAACCGGGATATCACCAATCCCGAGCACCGCAAGTATATCGCCGAGGTCTGGGGGGTCTTGGAGAGTGAGATTCCCGGCAAGGGGCTCTCGGCGCAGGAGATCATGAATGCCATCCACGACGGCGAGATCAAGGGGCTGCTCTCGCTCTGCTTCAACCCGCTGGTCTCGCTCCCTGATGCCAACTTCACCCGCGAAGCACTGGAGCGGCTAGAGCACTACACCGTGATGGATTTTTTCCTCTCGGAGACCGCCCAGCACGCCGATATCGTCCTGCCCAGTGCTCTTCACGAAGAGGACGAAGGCACCAGCACCAGCGCCGAGGGCCGGGTGATCCGGATTCGTAAGGCCGTGGATCCCCCCGGCGAGGCCAAGGCAGACTGGCAGATTCTCCAGGCCATTGCCCAGCGTCTTGGGCGAGAGAAGGGCTTTCAGTTTGACTCCCCCGAGGCGATCTTCACAGAGCTACGGCGGGCGTCCCACGGAGGCACGGCGGACTACGGCGGGATCACCTACGAGAAGATCGAGAAGAACAACGGTATCTTCTGGCCCTGTCCGACCGAAGACCATCCGGGCACGCCGCGCCTTTTTGAGGACCACAAGTTCCACACCCCCGATGGCAAGGCGCACTTCCACCCCATCACCTACCGGCCTCCTGCCGAGGTCGTGGATGCGGACTACCCCATCTGGCTGACCACAGGGCGGGTTGTCAGCCAGTACCTCTCCGGGACGCAAACCCGCCGCATCGCGGGGCTGGTCAAGCAGTACCCTCAGCCGCTCATGGAGATCCATCCCGAGCTGGCCGTAAGCCTGGGGATCGCGCAGAGCCAGTGGGTGACGCTGGAGAGCCGTCGGGGGAAAGCAACCTTTAAGGCGAGCCTTGTCAAGACAATCCGTACCGACACGGTTTTCATTCCCTATCACTGGGGTGGGGGACGCTCTGCAAATCTCCTCACGGCGCGAAACCTAGATCCCACGTCCAAGATTCCGGAGTTTAAGGTCAGCGCAGTCCGGGTGCGGCCCGCAACACAGGAAGAGGCAACCGAGGCTGAGAAAGAGGCGAGCTCATGA